A genomic stretch from Mycobacterium malmoense includes:
- a CDS encoding nucleotidyltransferase domain-containing protein, protein MQLNRPFATVTPTLDGDVLGVLTTSEATFTIAQIQRILTTASGEGIRKVLTRLTVQGVVLRDQVGRTNTYRLNTEHLAAEPILALSRLTATFLNRLESHLEGWGEELKYAAVFGSAATGRMTLGSDIDLFLVRASNPEHDGRQGDSEVWEQRVAELARSVTAWTGNDGRVVEYTENELRAAATAGEPLLSDVAGQGLTVAGTRAWLNRQLTR, encoded by the coding sequence ATGCAGCTGAACCGGCCGTTCGCCACGGTGACGCCGACGTTGGACGGCGATGTGCTCGGCGTTCTGACGACCAGCGAAGCGACGTTCACGATCGCCCAGATCCAGCGCATCCTGACCACCGCGTCAGGGGAAGGCATCCGCAAAGTCCTCACCCGCCTGACTGTCCAAGGTGTGGTGCTCCGTGATCAAGTCGGCAGGACCAACACCTACCGACTCAACACCGAACATCTTGCGGCAGAGCCGATCCTGGCGCTGTCGCGGCTGACCGCAACGTTCCTGAACCGCCTCGAATCGCACCTGGAAGGGTGGGGAGAGGAGCTCAAGTACGCCGCGGTATTCGGGTCAGCGGCAACAGGGCGGATGACCCTCGGCAGTGACATCGACCTGTTCCTGGTGCGCGCCTCCAACCCCGAACACGATGGCCGCCAGGGGGATTCGGAGGTGTGGGAGCAACGGGTGGCCGAACTCGCACGGTCGGTCACCGCGTGGACCGGCAACGACGGCCGCGTCGTCGAGTACACCGAAAATGAGCTTCGCGCCGCGGCCACTGCCGGTGAGCCGCTGCTGAGCGACGTGGCCGGGCAAGGCCTGACCGTCGCCGGAACACGGGCATGGCTC